One Streptomyces lincolnensis genomic region harbors:
- the aztB gene encoding zinc ABC transporter permease AztB: MEWLTVPFEVTFVQRALWGGMLVSAICALAGTWVVLRGMAFLGDAMSHGLLPGVALAALLGGNLLVGALLSAVVMTAGVTALGRTPKLSQDTGIGLLFVGMLSLGVIIVSRSQSFAVDLTGFLFGDVLAVREQDLVLLGAALLLALVVSVLGHRAFLALAFDPRKARTLGLRPRLAHAVLLGLLALAIVASFHIVGTLLVLGLLIAPPAAALPWARSVRGVMALAALLGITATFGGLLLSWHLSTAAGATVSALAVALFFLSHLASGLRDHRRARFVGVHAAATD; encoded by the coding sequence ATGGAGTGGTTGACGGTCCCCTTCGAGGTGACTTTCGTGCAACGGGCCCTGTGGGGCGGGATGTTGGTGTCGGCGATCTGCGCACTGGCCGGTACCTGGGTGGTGCTCAGAGGGATGGCCTTCCTGGGTGACGCGATGTCCCACGGGTTGCTGCCCGGGGTCGCGCTCGCCGCGCTGCTCGGTGGCAACCTGTTGGTCGGCGCGCTGCTGAGCGCGGTCGTCATGACCGCCGGTGTCACCGCCCTCGGCCGCACCCCGAAGCTGTCCCAGGACACCGGTATCGGCCTGCTCTTCGTGGGGATGCTCTCCCTCGGCGTCATCATCGTGTCGCGCTCGCAGTCCTTCGCGGTCGACCTGACCGGGTTCCTCTTCGGTGACGTCCTCGCCGTCCGTGAGCAGGACCTGGTGCTGCTGGGTGCGGCGCTGCTGCTGGCCCTGGTCGTCTCGGTCCTCGGCCACCGGGCTTTCCTCGCCCTGGCCTTCGACCCGCGCAAGGCCCGCACGCTCGGCCTGCGTCCCCGCCTCGCCCACGCCGTGCTGCTCGGCCTGCTGGCGCTGGCCATCGTCGCGTCCTTCCACATCGTGGGCACGCTGTTGGTGCTGGGCCTGCTCATCGCTCCGCCCGCGGCCGCGTTGCCCTGGGCGCGCAGTGTGCGGGGCGTCATGGCCCTCGCCGCGCTGCTCGGCATCACCGCCACCTTCGGCGGGCTGCTGCTGTCCTGGCATCTGAGCACCGCGGCCGGCGCGACCGTCTCGGCCCTCGCGGTGGCCCTGTTCTTCCTCTCCCACCTGGCATCCGGTCTCCGCGACCACCGCCGTGCGCGCTTCGTCGGCGTGCACGCTGCGGCAACCGACTGA
- the aztC gene encoding zinc ABC transporter substrate-binding protein AztC codes for MTRQTGRTRRPRPPRIFLPVLVILALAGAGTACTSTDDRPRVVVTTNILGDITQEIVGDGAEVTVLMKPNADPHSFGLSAVQAAELERADLVIFNGLGLEENVLRHVEAAREAGVATFEAGKAADPLTFQAHDEGGPEDEAGQPDPHFWTDPDRVRKAAGLIADQVVEHVDGIDEKAVRANADRYDGQLAGLTTWMEKSFGRVPEQRRALVTNHHVFGYLAERFGFRVVGAVIPSGTTLASPSSSDLRSLTQAMRKAGVHTVFADSSQPKRLAEVLRTELGGHVRVVELYSESLTEKGKGAGTYLQMMRANTTAMTDGLTGA; via the coding sequence ATGACACGACAGACGGGACGGACGCGACGACCGCGGCCGCCGCGCATCTTCCTGCCGGTCCTGGTCATCCTCGCCCTGGCCGGTGCCGGCACCGCCTGTACGAGCACCGACGACCGGCCCCGGGTGGTCGTGACGACCAACATCCTCGGCGACATCACCCAGGAGATCGTCGGCGACGGGGCCGAGGTGACGGTGCTGATGAAGCCGAACGCCGACCCGCATTCCTTCGGTCTGTCGGCCGTACAGGCCGCCGAGCTGGAGCGGGCCGACCTGGTGATCTTCAACGGGCTGGGGCTGGAGGAGAACGTGCTGCGGCACGTGGAGGCCGCCCGCGAGGCGGGGGTGGCCACCTTCGAGGCCGGAAAGGCGGCGGACCCGCTCACCTTCCAGGCCCACGACGAGGGCGGCCCCGAGGACGAGGCCGGGCAGCCCGACCCGCACTTCTGGACCGACCCCGACCGCGTACGCAAGGCCGCCGGCCTGATCGCCGACCAGGTGGTCGAGCACGTGGACGGCATCGACGAGAAGGCCGTCCGCGCCAACGCCGACCGCTACGACGGCCAACTCGCCGGCCTCACCACCTGGATGGAGAAGTCCTTCGGCCGCGTACCCGAACAGCGGCGCGCGCTGGTGACCAACCACCACGTCTTCGGCTACCTCGCCGAACGCTTCGGCTTCCGGGTGGTGGGCGCGGTCATCCCGAGCGGTACGACGCTGGCCTCGCCCAGCTCCTCCGACCTGCGCTCACTCACCCAGGCGATGCGGAAGGCAGGCGTACACACCGTGTTCGCGGACTCCTCCCAGCCCAAGCGGCTGGCCGAGGTGCTGCGTACGGAGCTGGGCGGACACGTGCGCGTCGTCGAGCTCTACTCCGAATCGCTGACCGAGAAGGGCAAGGGCGCCGGCACCTATCTCCAGATGATGCGCGCCAACACCACCGCCATGACGGACGGCCTGACCGGCGCCTGA
- the aztD gene encoding zinc metallochaperone AztD gives MNKPIRTRAITGTALALAVSAVLTACGGESTSSSDTKAESTPQAKAVAVKDPLVATFDGGLYVLDGESLKVAATIELPGFNRLNPAGDDDHVIVSTDAGFRVLNAAEQSFTGVEYKGAKPGHVVRHADKTVLFTDGTGEVNVFDPDDLEGGKKPQGRTYTSAEPHHGVAIELSNGELLSTLGTEEKRTGALVLDKDNKEIKRNEKCPGVHGEAAAKGEAIGIGCEDGILIYKDGTFTKVDAPDDYGRIGNQSGSDASPVLLGDYKTDPEAELERPTRISLIDTETGKLRLVDLGTSYSFRSLGRGPDGEALLLGTNGALHVIDPETGKVDKKIPVVDKWQEPLDWQQPRPTLFVRDNIAYVSEPGQRKLHAIDIESGEKVTSVTLPKTTNELSGVVAGH, from the coding sequence GTGAACAAGCCGATACGCACCCGGGCCATCACGGGCACGGCGCTCGCCCTGGCGGTCTCCGCGGTCCTGACCGCCTGCGGAGGGGAGTCCACCTCCTCCTCCGACACGAAGGCCGAGAGCACGCCGCAGGCCAAGGCCGTAGCGGTCAAGGACCCGCTGGTCGCCACCTTCGACGGCGGCCTGTACGTCCTGGACGGCGAGAGCCTGAAGGTGGCCGCCACGATCGAGCTGCCCGGCTTCAACCGCCTCAACCCCGCTGGGGACGACGACCACGTCATCGTCTCCACCGACGCCGGTTTCCGCGTCCTGAACGCCGCCGAGCAGAGCTTCACCGGCGTCGAGTACAAGGGCGCCAAGCCGGGCCACGTCGTGCGGCACGCCGACAAGACGGTGCTGTTCACCGACGGCACCGGCGAGGTCAACGTGTTCGACCCCGACGACCTCGAAGGCGGCAAGAAGCCGCAGGGCCGCACCTACACCTCCGCCGAGCCGCACCACGGCGTCGCCATCGAACTGAGCAACGGCGAACTCCTCAGCACCCTCGGCACCGAGGAGAAGCGCACCGGCGCCCTGGTCCTGGACAAGGACAACAAGGAGATCAAGCGCAACGAGAAGTGCCCCGGCGTCCACGGCGAGGCCGCGGCCAAGGGCGAGGCCATCGGTATCGGCTGCGAGGACGGCATCCTGATCTACAAGGACGGCACGTTCACCAAGGTCGACGCCCCCGACGACTACGGCCGCATCGGCAACCAGAGCGGCAGCGACGCCTCGCCCGTCCTCCTGGGCGACTACAAGACCGACCCGGAGGCCGAACTGGAGCGGCCGACCCGCATCTCCCTCATCGACACCGAGACCGGGAAGCTGCGCCTCGTCGACCTGGGCACCAGCTACTCCTTCCGCTCACTGGGCCGCGGCCCCGACGGCGAGGCACTCCTCCTGGGCACCAACGGCGCCCTCCACGTCATCGACCCGGAGACGGGCAAGGTGGACAAGAAGATCCCCGTCGTGGACAAGTGGCAGGAGCCGCTGGACTGGCAGCAGCCCCGGCCCACCCTGTTCGTCCGCGACAACATCGCGTACGTCTCCGAGCCGGGACAGCGCAAGCTGCACGCGATCGACATCGAATCCGGCGAGAAGGTGACGTCCGTGACCCTGCCGAAGACCACGAACGAGCTGTCCGGCGTGGTCGCCGGCCACTGA
- a CDS encoding DUF6924 domain-containing protein, whose protein sequence is MPFPDLPRPAPGDVLLVCTCYEDGEARWGGLLDEVGARREGDTLVLDDGGVRLRPVEGPGWDYLHGGNVPALIPDADADTDAVAPVAVLADISVAYGGDGPLLVDLAVTPGRGVRVPSARLGEVLAALLDGTLAFDDLVHGMDRRGMYQGDHGRPAFRAPIPPPRRSFPALPSSGAALLVRTAFADEEGWRALLDALGGPDEDGWVGADPDPDEIDVEHYPLAALVVDDRSFEGLLPGQVPALVPPEEHTTLVALADARTFADPGRPLTVVDLYDAPGHAAVLPCRQVGSLAANLEIGNMDFHEFVAEDGVRPWWEK, encoded by the coding sequence ATGCCCTTTCCCGACCTGCCCCGGCCCGCGCCCGGCGACGTGCTCCTGGTCTGTACGTGCTACGAGGACGGCGAGGCCCGGTGGGGCGGACTGCTCGACGAGGTTGGAGCCCGCCGGGAGGGCGACACGCTCGTCCTCGACGACGGGGGAGTGCGACTCCGCCCGGTCGAGGGCCCCGGCTGGGACTACCTGCACGGCGGGAACGTACCGGCGCTGATCCCGGACGCCGACGCCGACACCGATGCCGTGGCACCGGTCGCCGTCCTGGCGGACATCTCCGTGGCGTACGGCGGGGACGGGCCCCTGCTGGTGGACCTGGCCGTGACACCGGGACGTGGCGTCCGGGTGCCCTCGGCCCGGCTCGGCGAGGTCCTGGCCGCGCTGCTGGACGGCACCCTCGCCTTCGACGACCTGGTGCACGGCATGGACCGGCGCGGGATGTACCAGGGGGACCACGGCCGGCCCGCCTTCCGCGCCCCGATCCCGCCGCCGCGCCGGTCCTTCCCGGCGCTGCCCTCCAGCGGCGCCGCCCTGCTGGTCCGCACCGCCTTCGCCGACGAGGAGGGCTGGCGGGCCCTGCTCGACGCGCTGGGCGGTCCCGACGAGGACGGCTGGGTCGGAGCGGACCCGGACCCCGACGAGATCGACGTGGAGCACTACCCCCTGGCGGCACTGGTCGTGGACGACCGGTCCTTCGAGGGCCTGCTGCCGGGCCAGGTCCCCGCGCTGGTCCCGCCCGAGGAGCACACCACCCTGGTCGCGCTCGCCGACGCCCGGACCTTCGCCGACCCCGGCCGTCCGCTGACCGTCGTCGACCTGTACGACGCCCCGGGACACGCCGCGGTCCTCCCGTGCCGCCAGGTCGGCTCGCTGGCGGCCAACCTGGAGATCGGCAACATGGACTTCCACGAGTTCGTCGCCGAGGACGGCGTACGGCCGTGGTGGGAGAAGTGA
- a CDS encoding AraC family transcriptional regulator has protein sequence MLERLNQVMEHIEGRLDAPIDVTDLARIAVTSEYHLRRMFSALAGMPLSEYIRRRRLTVAGAEVLGAGDSLLEIAVRYGYGSGEAFARAFRALHGVGPGEARRTGAALVSQPRLTFRLTVEGSSSMRYRVTDRPAFTVVGLRARIPLVHSGPNQAIIDLVRGIPARTLERLEKLSDLEPQGIVAVCDDLDPGRAEGTELDYYHGVITSTAAAADTSDPTDPTELAELAVPAGAWAVFTTSGPAPQAIQELWRDVFTQWFPSNPYRSRPGPEILRTRLSPDGTHADAELWLPVERES, from the coding sequence GTGCTGGAGCGGCTCAACCAGGTCATGGAGCACATCGAGGGGCGTCTCGACGCGCCGATCGACGTGACCGACCTGGCGCGTATCGCCGTCACCTCGGAGTACCACCTGCGCCGGATGTTCTCCGCGCTCGCGGGGATGCCGTTGTCGGAGTACATCCGGCGCCGCCGGCTGACCGTGGCGGGCGCCGAGGTGCTCGGTGCGGGTGACTCGCTGCTGGAGATCGCGGTGCGGTACGGCTACGGCTCGGGCGAGGCGTTCGCCCGGGCGTTCCGCGCCCTGCACGGCGTCGGTCCGGGCGAGGCCCGCCGCACCGGCGCCGCGCTCGTCTCCCAGCCCCGGCTGACCTTCCGCCTCACCGTCGAAGGAAGCAGCAGCATGCGATACCGCGTCACCGACCGGCCGGCCTTCACCGTCGTCGGGCTCAGGGCCCGGATCCCCCTGGTCCACTCCGGGCCGAACCAGGCCATCATCGACCTCGTCCGTGGCATCCCCGCGCGGACCCTGGAACGTCTGGAGAAGCTGTCCGACCTGGAGCCGCAGGGCATCGTCGCGGTCTGCGACGACCTCGACCCCGGCCGCGCGGAGGGCACCGAACTGGACTACTACCACGGGGTGATCACCTCCACGGCCGCCGCCGCGGACACGAGCGACCCCACCGACCCGACCGAACTGGCGGAACTGGCCGTCCCGGCCGGCGCCTGGGCCGTCTTCACCACCTCCGGCCCGGCCCCGCAGGCCATCCAGGAACTGTGGCGGGACGTCTTCACCCAGTGGTTCCCCTCCAACCCCTACCGCAGCCGCCCCGGTCCGGAGATCCTGCGCACCCGGCTCTCCCCCGACGGCACCCACGCCGACGCGGAGCTGTGGCTGCCCGTGGAACGGGAGTCGTAG
- a CDS encoding carboxymuconolactone decarboxylase family protein: MSESTTREERFAQGLEMLNSVNEEVGQLVVDSLADISPEMGHQIIAWGFGEIYSRPQLAPRDRQLVTLGMLTALGGCELQLEVHVHTALNVGLTPEQIVEALLHSAGYCGFPRALNATAVAKKVFAERGLLPLGQQPANEDPATSA; encoded by the coding sequence ATGAGCGAGAGCACCACCCGCGAGGAGCGTTTCGCACAGGGCCTGGAGATGCTGAACAGCGTCAACGAGGAGGTCGGGCAACTGGTCGTCGACTCGCTCGCCGACATCAGCCCGGAGATGGGCCACCAGATCATCGCCTGGGGGTTCGGCGAGATCTACTCCCGGCCGCAGCTCGCGCCCCGGGACCGCCAGCTGGTCACCCTGGGCATGCTCACCGCGCTCGGCGGCTGCGAGCTCCAGCTGGAGGTGCACGTCCACACGGCCCTGAACGTGGGCCTGACCCCCGAGCAGATCGTCGAGGCGCTGCTGCACTCGGCCGGTTACTGCGGCTTCCCCAGGGCCCTCAACGCCACGGCCGTGGCGAAGAAGGTCTTCGCCGAGCGCGGGCTGCTGCCGCTCGGACAGCAGCCCGCGAACGAGGATCCGGCTACCTCTGCCTGA
- a CDS encoding alpha-L-arabinofuranosidase C-terminal domain-containing protein, whose protein sequence is MSRTRWRLGLSATAFLVAAGLVPAPAHAEDVTDYAITVDPAAKGAKIDDTMYGVFFEDINRAADGGLYAELVQNRSFEYSTADNTSYTPLTSWAVDGTAQVVDDAGRLNERNRNYLSLGAGSSVTNAGYNTGIPLEQGKKYDFSLWARAARGTALAVTLQDADGPLAAARKVTVRKDGWAKYTATFTATRTSSDGRLTVASAAAAALDMVSLFPRDTYKHQPNGLRKDLAEKVEALHPGFLRFPGGCLVNTGSMEDYSEASNWQRKRSYQWKDTIGPVEERATNSNFWGYNQSYGLGYYEYFRFAEDIGAMPLPVVPALVTGCGQNKATDDEALLKRHIQDALDLIEFANGPVTSTWGKKRAQMGHPKPFHLTHLGVGNEENLPVEFMARFKQFRAAIEARYPDITVVSNSGPDDTGQTFDTAWQLNREAKVDMVDEHYYNSPQWFLQNNDRYDSYDRSGPKVFLGEYASQGNAFKNGLSEAAFMTGLERNADIVKLASYAPLFANEDYVQWRPDLVWFNNHASWNSANYEVQKLFMNNVGDRVVPSTATGTPSLLAPITGAVGLSTWATSAAYDDVLVTDADGRTLLTDDFSGDASKWTHSGAGSWSVQDGQYVQTDTAAENTMVSAGDPAWHDYDLHVKATKKSGKEGFLVAFGVKDTGNYYWWNLGGWNNTQSAVEQATDGGKSTLVSKAGSIETGRAYDIDVKVRGRQVTLYLDGKEWGSFKDDKPAEPFRQVVTVDKKTGDLIVKVVNAQSSAARTAIDLGRAKVASRAKVTTLAAAPDAVNTETTTAVAPVTSTYEGVAAKFTYTFPANSITFLRIRQR, encoded by the coding sequence ATGTCACGCACCCGCTGGAGACTAGGTCTCTCGGCCACCGCCTTCCTGGTGGCCGCAGGCCTGGTCCCCGCACCCGCCCATGCCGAGGACGTCACCGACTACGCGATCACGGTCGACCCGGCCGCCAAGGGCGCGAAGATCGACGACACGATGTACGGCGTCTTCTTCGAGGACATCAACCGGGCCGCCGACGGCGGTCTGTACGCCGAACTCGTGCAGAACCGGTCCTTCGAGTACTCCACCGCCGACAACACCTCCTACACCCCGCTCACCTCATGGGCGGTGGACGGCACGGCCCAGGTGGTGGACGACGCCGGGCGGCTCAACGAGCGCAACCGCAACTACCTCTCCCTGGGCGCCGGTTCGTCCGTCACGAACGCCGGATACAACACCGGAATCCCTCTGGAGCAGGGCAAGAAGTACGACTTCTCCCTCTGGGCCCGCGCGGCACGCGGCACCGCCCTCGCCGTCACCCTCCAGGACGCCGACGGCCCGCTGGCCGCCGCCCGCAAGGTGACCGTGCGCAAGGACGGCTGGGCCAAGTACACCGCCACCTTCACCGCCACGCGCACCAGCAGCGACGGCCGTCTGACCGTCGCCTCCGCCGCCGCGGCGGCCCTGGACATGGTGTCCCTGTTCCCGCGCGACACCTACAAGCACCAGCCCAACGGCCTGCGCAAGGACCTCGCCGAGAAGGTCGAGGCGCTCCACCCGGGCTTCCTGCGCTTCCCCGGCGGCTGCCTGGTCAACACCGGCTCCATGGAGGACTACAGCGAGGCCTCGAACTGGCAGCGCAAGCGGTCCTACCAGTGGAAGGACACCATCGGCCCGGTCGAGGAGCGCGCCACCAACTCCAACTTCTGGGGCTACAACCAGAGTTACGGCCTCGGCTACTACGAGTACTTCCGCTTCGCCGAGGACATCGGCGCGATGCCCCTGCCCGTCGTCCCGGCCCTGGTGACCGGCTGCGGACAGAACAAGGCCACCGACGACGAGGCGCTGCTCAAGCGGCACATCCAGGACGCCCTCGACCTCATCGAGTTCGCCAACGGACCCGTGACGTCGACCTGGGGCAAGAAGCGGGCGCAGATGGGCCACCCCAAGCCCTTCCACCTCACCCACCTCGGGGTCGGCAACGAGGAGAACCTGCCGGTCGAGTTCATGGCCCGGTTCAAGCAGTTCCGCGCCGCCATCGAGGCCAGGTACCCCGACATCACCGTCGTCTCCAACTCCGGCCCGGACGACACCGGCCAGACCTTCGACACCGCCTGGCAGCTCAACCGCGAGGCCAAGGTCGACATGGTCGACGAGCACTACTACAACAGCCCGCAGTGGTTCCTCCAGAACAACGACCGCTACGACTCCTACGACCGCAGCGGCCCGAAGGTCTTCCTCGGCGAGTACGCCTCCCAGGGCAACGCCTTCAAGAACGGCCTCTCCGAAGCCGCGTTCATGACCGGCCTGGAGCGCAACGCGGACATCGTCAAACTCGCCTCCTACGCCCCGCTGTTCGCCAACGAGGACTACGTGCAGTGGCGCCCGGACCTGGTGTGGTTCAACAACCACGCCTCCTGGAACTCCGCCAACTACGAGGTCCAGAAGCTGTTCATGAACAACGTCGGCGACCGGGTGGTGCCCTCGACGGCCACCGGCACGCCCTCGCTGCTCGCCCCCATCACCGGAGCGGTCGGCCTCTCCACGTGGGCGACCAGCGCCGCCTACGACGACGTGTTGGTCACCGACGCGGACGGCAGGACGCTGCTCACCGACGACTTCTCCGGTGACGCCTCGAAGTGGACCCACTCGGGCGCGGGCAGCTGGAGCGTCCAGGACGGGCAGTACGTCCAGACCGACACCGCCGCCGAGAACACCATGGTCTCGGCCGGTGACCCGGCCTGGCACGACTACGACCTGCACGTGAAGGCCACCAAGAAGTCCGGCAAGGAGGGCTTCCTCGTCGCCTTCGGCGTCAAGGACACCGGCAACTACTACTGGTGGAACCTGGGCGGCTGGAACAACACCCAGTCCGCCGTCGAACAGGCCACGGACGGCGGCAAGTCGACACTCGTCTCCAAGGCCGGGTCCATCGAGACGGGCCGCGCCTACGACATCGACGTCAAGGTACGGGGCCGGCAGGTCACCCTCTACCTCGACGGCAAGGAGTGGGGCAGCTTCAAGGACGACAAGCCGGCCGAGCCGTTCCGTCAGGTCGTCACTGTGGACAAGAAGACCGGTGACCTGATCGTCAAGGTCGTCAACGCCCAGTCCTCGGCTGCCCGTACGGCGATCGACCTCGGTCGCGCGAAGGTCGCGTCCAGGGCGAAGGTCACCACGCTGGCCGCCGCCCCGGACGCGGTGAACACCGAGACCACCACCGCGGTGGCCCCGGTGACGTCCACCTACGAAGGGGTCGCCGCCAAGTTCACGTACACCTTCCCGGCGAACTCGATCACCTTCCTGCGGATCAGGCAGAGGTAG
- a CDS encoding DUF6314 family protein: MGGFLPVPDALAYLAGNWRTVRSVRDLASGDAGEFSGTTVFGPLEGGGLLQRESGTFVWQGVPRPAERTLCLLPGRSPGAVDVCFADGRPFHDLDLASGRHLADHPCSADLYRGEFTVRDTDHWRTVWRVRGPAKDLVLTTDYAREG; this comes from the coding sequence ATGGGTGGGTTCTTGCCAGTACCGGACGCACTGGCGTATCTGGCCGGGAACTGGCGGACGGTGCGGTCCGTGCGGGATCTGGCGAGCGGTGACGCGGGCGAGTTCTCCGGTACGACGGTTTTCGGCCCGTTGGAGGGCGGCGGGCTGCTCCAGCGGGAGTCCGGCACCTTCGTCTGGCAGGGCGTCCCCCGTCCCGCCGAACGGACGCTGTGCCTCCTGCCGGGCCGGAGTCCCGGCGCGGTGGACGTGTGCTTCGCCGACGGGCGGCCCTTCCACGATCTGGACCTGGCCTCCGGCCGCCACCTCGCCGACCATCCGTGCTCGGCCGACCTCTACCGGGGCGAGTTCACCGTCCGGGACACGGACCACTGGCGGACCGTGTGGCGGGTGCGCGGACCGGCCAAGGACCTCGTCCTGACCACCGACTACGCCCGTGAGGGCTGA
- a CDS encoding histidine phosphatase family protein, whose amino-acid sequence MQLRVTFVAAARSTPLLAERFEDDRPLDQAGWDEVQRVVQDLIPLAAAELRYCSPTPRSRATGDALGYTPLVQLALRDCDMGRWRGLTLGEAMAREPEAVDAWLADPHATPHGGESLHEFIARVGGWLDTRPVEDGGRIVAVAEPSVVRAALVYALKAPPSTYWNIDVRPLSTTVVTGRAGRWNLRFDGAPTQPSRA is encoded by the coding sequence ATGCAACTACGGGTCACGTTCGTCGCCGCCGCGCGCAGCACACCGCTGCTCGCGGAGCGGTTCGAGGACGACCGCCCGCTGGACCAGGCCGGCTGGGACGAGGTGCAGCGTGTCGTCCAGGACCTGATCCCGCTCGCGGCGGCCGAACTGCGCTACTGCTCGCCCACCCCGCGCAGCCGGGCCACCGGCGACGCCCTCGGCTACACGCCGCTGGTGCAACTCGCCCTGCGGGACTGCGACATGGGCCGCTGGCGCGGACTGACCCTCGGTGAGGCGATGGCCCGGGAGCCGGAGGCCGTGGACGCCTGGCTCGCCGATCCGCACGCCACGCCGCACGGCGGGGAGTCGCTGCACGAGTTCATCGCCCGGGTCGGCGGCTGGCTCGACACCCGGCCCGTGGAGGACGGCGGCCGGATCGTCGCCGTGGCCGAGCCCTCGGTGGTGCGCGCCGCCCTGGTCTACGCCCTCAAGGCCCCGCCCTCGACGTACTGGAACATCGATGTGCGCCCCCTGTCGACGACCGTCGTCACCGGCCGGGCGGGCCGCTGGAACCTCCGCTTCGACGGGGCCCCGACTCAGCCCTCACGGGCGTAG
- a CDS encoding PLP-dependent aminotransferase family protein: MYERSSVGELAERLRGELDRYSPGGKLPSSRALVERYRVSPVTVSRALAQLAAEGLVVTRPGAGAFRAQPRTAPAPAGDTSWQEVALSAGGAAELVPRSVDAGGVLASLTTPPPEVIEFNGGYLHPSLQPERALAAALSRAARRPGAWGRPPMEGLPELREWFARGIGGAVTAAEVLIAAGGQSALTIALRALAPPGAPVLVESPTYPGLLAIARAAGLRPVPVPVDPDGVRPALLSEAFRATGARVFVCQPLFQNPTGAVLAPARRGEVLRIAREAGAFVVEDDFVRRLVHEDACELPRPLAAEDADGVVVHVCSLTKATSPSFRVCALVARGPVLERLRAIQVVDTFFVPRPLQEAALELVGSPAWPRHLRAISAGLRTRRDTMAAALRLDLPELALPHIPSGGYHLWLRLPDGTDEAALTAAALRAGVAITPGRPYFGAEPPAGHARLSFAAVAGPQEIHEGVRRLRTACGEVLR; this comes from the coding sequence ATGTATGAGCGTAGCAGCGTGGGTGAACTGGCGGAACGCCTACGAGGCGAGCTCGACCGCTACTCTCCGGGAGGAAAGCTGCCGTCGAGTCGGGCCCTCGTGGAGCGGTACCGGGTGAGCCCGGTGACCGTCTCGCGGGCCCTGGCGCAGCTGGCCGCCGAGGGACTCGTCGTCACCCGTCCCGGCGCCGGGGCGTTCCGCGCACAGCCCCGGACGGCACCCGCACCGGCCGGGGACACCTCCTGGCAGGAGGTCGCGCTGAGCGCGGGCGGTGCCGCCGAGCTCGTACCGCGCTCGGTGGACGCCGGCGGCGTCCTGGCCTCGCTCACCACACCGCCGCCCGAGGTGATCGAGTTCAACGGCGGCTATCTGCACCCCTCGCTCCAGCCCGAGCGGGCGCTGGCGGCCGCGCTGTCCCGGGCCGCACGCCGTCCCGGTGCCTGGGGGCGGCCGCCCATGGAGGGGCTGCCGGAGCTGCGCGAGTGGTTCGCGCGGGGCATCGGCGGGGCCGTCACGGCCGCCGAGGTGCTGATCGCCGCGGGCGGTCAGTCGGCGCTGACGATCGCCCTGCGCGCGCTGGCGCCGCCCGGGGCGCCCGTCCTCGTCGAGTCGCCCACCTATCCCGGCCTGCTCGCGATCGCCCGCGCGGCGGGCCTCAGGCCCGTGCCGGTCCCGGTCGACCCGGACGGGGTCCGGCCGGCGCTCCTCTCCGAGGCGTTCCGGGCCACCGGCGCGCGGGTGTTCGTGTGCCAGCCGCTGTTCCAGAACCCGACCGGCGCGGTGCTGGCCCCGGCACGCCGCGGTGAGGTGCTGCGCATCGCGCGCGAGGCGGGCGCGTTCGTCGTCGAGGACGACTTCGTACGACGGCTCGTGCACGAGGACGCGTGCGAACTGCCGCGTCCGCTGGCCGCCGAGGACGCCGACGGGGTCGTCGTCCATGTCTGCTCGCTGACCAAGGCGACCTCGCCCAGCTTCCGGGTGTGCGCGCTGGTCGCCCGGGGCCCGGTGCTGGAGCGGCTGCGCGCCATCCAGGTCGTCGACACCTTCTTCGTGCCCCGGCCCCTTCAGGAGGCCGCGCTCGAACTCGTCGGCTCGCCCGCCTGGCCGCGCCACCTGCGCGCGATCTCCGCCGGCCTGAGGACCCGCCGGGACACCATGGCGGCGGCCCTGCGCCTGGACCTCCCCGAACTCGCCCTGCCGCACATCCCGTCGGGCGGCTACCACCTCTGGCTCCGCCTGCCCGACGGCACCGACGAGGCCGCCCTCACGGCCGCGGCCCTGCGCGCGGGCGTCGCGATCACCCCCGGCCGCCCGTACTTCGGCGCCGAACCCCCGGCCGGCCACGCCCGGTTGAGCTTCGCGGCGGTGGCGGGTCCCCAGGAGATCCACGAGGGGGTACGGCGACTGCGCACGGCGTGCGGCGAGGTGCTCCGGTGA